The Pygocentrus nattereri isolate fPygNat1 chromosome 4, fPygNat1.pri, whole genome shotgun sequence genome includes a window with the following:
- the fam166c gene encoding protein FAM166C A, which produces MSGTTLRGNGSLITHNNATYIPASLMPGYRGHVPTAKFQYGVTFGNATIKYFLDTRGAAMTRSASQYSTGGMFPSISSAGGPWSRDRALYSPYWTRYNVDFERQREIKHFDELAQKHRGKYKDKTGTQQPVSYFIIPVKASEKFSREAM; this is translated from the exons ATGTCAGGCACGACCCTCAGAGGAAATGGCTCTCTTATCACACACAACAACGCCACCTACATTCCAGCGTCTCTGATGCCTGG GTACCGTGGGCATGTGCCAACCGCCAAGTTCCAGTATGGGGTCACCTTTGGAAATGCAACCATCAAGTATTTTCTTGACACGCGGGGTGCAGCCATGACCCGAAGTGCAAGTCAGTACAGCACAGGTGGCATGTTCCCTTCCATCTCCAGTGCTGGAGGTCCATGGAGCAGAGATCGGGCCCTTTACAGCCCCTACTGGACACGATACAATGTAGATTTCGAGCGCCAGCGAGAGATCAAACACTTTGATGAG CtggcacagaaacacagagggaagtacaaagacaagactgGCACACAGCAGCCTGTCAGTTACTTCATCATTCCGGTGAAAGCGAGTGAGAAGTTCTCCCGGGAAGCCATGTAA